TCCCGGAGCGACGACTCCTTCAGATCCGCAGAGACGACGTCGGCCTTCACCTGCACGCTGCGGCGGATCAGCTCGGGCAGCACGTCGCCGGCCGGGTCGAGGGCGGCCTGCGGGTCGTTCTCGATGAGGTCGAGGATCACCGGATCGGCGATGAACCCGGTCTTGATCACCTCGGCGAGGCCGGCGACGATCTCGTTGCGTGGCACCGTTTCGAGGGTGCCGAGGTCGATCAGCACGGCGTCCGGCTCGTGGAACGACCCGACCAGGTTCTTGCCGGCGTCGGTGTTGATGCCGGTCTTGCCGCCGACGGCGGCGTCGACCATCGCCAGCAGCGTGGTCGGGACGTGGACGACGCCGATGCCGCGCATCCAGGTGGCCGCGGCGAAGCCGGCGAGGTCCGTGCACGCGCCGCCGCCGAGGCTGACGACCTTGTCGTTGCGCTTCATGCCGATCTGCCCGAACACGTCCCAGAGGTAGGCGGCGACCTGCAGGTCCTTGCCGTCCTCGGCGTCCGGAATCTCGATGCGGTGCGCGTCCAGCCCACGTTCGGTGAGGTATTCGCGGATCTGCTCGGCGGTCTGCTTGAGCGGCGGCTGGTAGACGATCGCGACGTGATCGGCGGTGGCGACGGCCTCGGCCAGGTCGGGCAGCAGGCCGCGGCCGATGATCACGTCGTACGGAGCGGCCGCGCGAACGGCCACCTTCACGGGCTCGGTCATGAACGGTTCTCCTTCGGGAGGCAGGGCGGCGAGGATCTGCTCGACGATCGGGGCGACGGCACCGGACGCGTCGACCGTCTGCGAGGCGACGGCCTCGTAGGCGGCGGTGCGCCCGGCCAGCAGTGCGGCGTAGCGCGCGGCGGGATCCGGGTCGTTCAGGAGCGGACGGTCCGAATGCGCGACGCGCGCGAAGCCGTCGTCGGCACCGATCCGCAGGTAGACGACGTGGTGATCGGCCAGGGCGCCGGCGATGTCGGGCACGGTCACCGAACCGCCACCGAGGGCGACGACCCCGTCGCGGGTCGCCAGCACGTCGAGCACCACCTCACGCTCGAGCGCGCGGAACGCGGCTTCCCCACCGTCGGCGAAGATCTCCGGGATGGTGCGGCCGGCGCGTCGTTCCAGTTCCTCGTCGGTGTCGAGGTACCGGGCGTCGAGCGCGGCGGCCAGCGCCCGCCCGACGGTGGTCTTGCCGGATCCCATGAACCCGGTCAGCACGACCCGCGGCGTCACGGACGCGGCGGCCGGACGTCGATGGTCTCCAGGTAGGCCCGCAGGTTGGCGCCGGTCTCGGTGGCCGAGTCGCCGCCGAACTTCTCCAGCGCGGCCTGCGCGACGACCAGCGCGACCATCGCCTCGGCGACGACGCCGGCGGCGGGCACCGCACAGACATCGCTGCGCTGATGGATGGCGCTGGCGGGCTCGCCGGTGGTCATGTCGACCGTGGCGAGGGCGCGCGGGACCGTGGAGATCGGCTTCATGGCGATGCGGACACGCAGGTCCTCGCCGTTGGTCATGCCGCCCTCGGTGCCGCCGGCACGGTTGGTGGAGCGCAGGACGCCGTCGGGCCCGGGGACCATCTCGTCGTGCGCCTCGCTGCCACGGCGGCGGGCGGTGGCGAAACCGTCGCCCACCTCGACGCCCTTGATGGCCTGGATGCCCATCAGGGCGCCGGCCAGCCGGGCGTCGAGCCGGGTCTCGCCGGAGACGTGCGAACCGAGACCGATCGGGACGCCGGTGGCGATGATCTCGACGACGCCGCCGAGGGTGTCGCCGTCGCGCTTGGCCGCCTCGATCTCGTCGATCATCGAGGTCTCCGCGTCCTTACCGAAGGCGCGGACCGGGCTCTCATCGATGGCCGGCAGGTCGGCGTAGCGCGGCGCGGGGCCGTCGTACGGGTCGCTGGCGCCGATGGAGATGACGTGCGAGAGGACCTCGATGCCGAAGACCTGGCGCAGGAAGTTGCGGGCGACCGTACCGGCGGCGACGCGGGCCGCAGTCTCCCGGGCGCTCGCTCGCTCGAGGACCTGCCGGGCGTCGTCGAACCCGTACTTGAGCATGCCGGAGAAGTCGGCGTGTCCGGGGCGCGGCCGGGTGAGCGGCGCGTTGCGGGCGCCGGACAGTTCGGCGTCGTCGACCGGATCGGCCGACATGACCTTCTCCCACTTGGGCCATTCACTGTTGCCGATCTCGATGGCGATCGGGCTGCCCATGGTGCGGCCGTGCCGGAAGCCGCCGATCAGCGTCAGCTTGTCGGCCTCGAACTTCATCCGCGCACCCCGGCCGTAGCCGAGACGTCGGCGGGCGAGCTGTTCGGCGATGTCGGCCGAGGTGATCTCGACCCCGGCCACCATGCCCTCGATCATCGCGATCAGGGCGGGCCCGTGGGATTCTCCTGCAGTAGTCCAGCGCAACACAAGGAACAATTGTTCCAGAAGCTACGTCCACTGCCCGTACTGGGGCTTCAGGATGGTGTTGACGTCCACCGTCACCCCGCCGACCTGCTGCTGGCCGGGGATCTGGTGGAGGTGCGCGGCCGGGTGGAGGTAGCCCTTCGGCGTCCCCCAGTCGTGCTGCCAGAACCACTGCCCGAGCGCCAGCGACGACGCCCACTGGATGGTCTGCGCGTTGCCGTACACGCCGACCCGCCCCGGACCGATCACCGTGTTCCAGGCGAGCAGATACGGGGCGATCTGGGTGACGAACTGAGTGAGCGTCGGATTGTCGTCGATGGAGACGTAGATCGGGGCACCGGCCGGCCCGCCCGCCGCGGTGTGCAGCTGCGCCCCGCGGGCGGCGTGCTTCAGCCCGGCCGGGTAGCCGCCGAGCCAGTCGGCCGTCGCCTCCTTGCCGTACTGATAGTTGGAGACGACGGTCAGCCCGGCCGCGCGCATCCCCGTCGCCTCCGCGGCGGTCAGCGGCTTGCCGGTCATCCACGACTCGCGCGGATCGGACACGTACCGGATCACCCCGGCGTGCCCGGCCGCGCGGACGGCCTGCGGGGACGGGACGCCGACGGCGTAGTCCAGCAGCGTGCCGAGGGTCGTGCCGGCGGGCAGCGAGGGCGGCAACTCCGACGAGCCCGCGGCGAGGTCGGCGAGGCCATCGGCGCGCGCCGGGCCGGACGGCAGCACGACGGCCGCACCCGCACCCGCGATTCCGGCGGCGCACACGGACAGGAAACGGCGGCGGGACACCCCGCGGGCACTGGCGGACACGAGAAACCTCGACTCGATCGGCGACGACTACCCCGCCCACCCTAGCCTCAAACCCCACCTGTACCTCTAGTCACTCTAGTCACAACTCGGCCACGGTGCTTTCCACCCTCACGCGGCGGCGACTGCCACGACGAGGGTGGCGGCGACCAGGAGCGGCCCGTGCACGACACGCCGTCGCCGCACCAGAGCGCACACCGCCACCGTCAGCACCGCGGCCAGGAGCAGCACGGCCAGGGCCGCGAACGACGACCCCGCGAGCACCCCGCACGACGGCGCCAGCTTCACGTCGCCCCCGCCGCACGATCGGGTGAGGAAGCCCGCCAGGTAGGGCGCGGTCAGCACCAGGGCGGCGAGCGCGGCGGCCGGTGACGACCACGCCTGTAGCGCCGCGATCAGCAGCAGCGGCAGGGTGAGCCGATTCGGCAGGCGGCCGGTGCGGCGGTCACACTCGGCGGCGGCGATCAGGCCCGCGGCGAGCAGCCAGGTGAGCAGCATGACACCAGCGTGGACCGTCGCGCCCGGCGCCGGGCGGCACCGTCCACAGGCCGGTACGAGTGGTACCGGGTTGTCCACAAGTCAGGCGCGCAGGACGGCGGCCATCGCCTCCTTGGGCGCGGGCCGCCCGGTGAACTGCTCGGACTGGCTGTACGCCTGGTTCAGCAGCATGGTGAGCCCGCCGACCACGACTCCCCCGGACTCGGTGACCGCCCGCGCCAGCGGGGTCGGCCACGGGTCGTAGATGACGTCGACCAGGCGCGCGGCACCGCGCAGCGACGCGATCAGCGGCTCCGCGGCGGGGGCCGGCACGGTGGAGACGACGACGTCCGCGCCCGCGACCGATTCGGCGAGCGCCGGACCGTTCTCGAAACCCACCAGACGACACGCCAGACCCAGCCGCCCGGCGAGTTCCACCACGCCCGCGGCGCGCTCCACGCTGCGGGCGACGAGGACGATCCCGGTGAATCCCCAGTCGGCGAGCGCCGCGACCGTCGGCAGGGCCGTCCCGCCGGCGCCCACCACCACCGCGTGCCGCGCGGCCACCGGGACTCCGGCCTCGGCGAGCGCGCCGGTCATCCCGTCGACGTCGGTGCAGTCGGCGCGCCACCGGCCGTCGGGCAGCCGGATCAGGGTGTTGGCCGAGCCGATCAGCTCGGCGCGCGCGGTCCGCTCGTCGGCCACCGCCAGCGCGGCGAACTTGCCCGGCATGGTGACCGAGAAGCCGGTCCACTCCGGTCCGGCGGCGGCCACCCGCGCGGGCAGCTCCTCGGCCGTCGTCTCCAGGGCGTCGTAGGTCCAGCCGTCCAGGCCCAGCGCGGCGAACGCGGCGCGATGCAGGTCCGGCGACCGCGAATGCCCGACCGGCGAGCCGAGCACCGCGGCCTTGCGCGGGCCGCCGTCCATCAGCTGCATCCGGTGGTGATGAACTTGTTCTTGCAGGCGACCTCGGTGTTCTTCTTGTGCTGGGCGAAGGTCTTCGCGAACAGCGTGGTGCCGTCCTTGTCGACGGTCACGAAATAGACCCAGTCACCCACGGCCGGGTGTTCGACGGCGTGCAGCGCCTTCTCGCCGACCGCACCGATCGGCGTCACCGGAAGGCCTTCCTTCTGGTAGGTGTTCCACTCGGTCTTGTCGGTGTAGGTCTCACCGTGCACGTCGATGTTGGTCACCGCCGCGGTGTAGTTGGCGGTGGAGTCCATCTCGAGCTTCTGGCCCTTGTCGAGCCGGTTCAGGATCACCCGGGCCGCCTTGGCGTAGTCGTCGTCGTGCTTCACCTCGCGCTCGATGATGGAGGCGACGACGAGGGCGTCGTACGGCATCAGTCCGGAGTCGTTCTGGCTGGTCAGGCCCCAGCTCTCGAACCGGGTCACGCTCCTGGTGATCAGGCTGCGCAGCAGTTCCTTCGCATCCATCCGGGGATCGATGTCCTCCCACGACCCGGACGCGATCAGGCCCTCGATCCGGCGGTGATCGCCGGTCAGTTTCTGCACGGCCGGTGCCGCCCACGACGGGACGCCGAGGTCGGCCACCGACGACTGCGCCGCGGCGTGCTGCAACTGCTCCACCGTGACGCCGTAGGTCTTGCCGTCGGCCTGGACCGAGGTCGCCTCGGCCAGCATCTCGAAGATGCCCGGCGTGGTCTTCCCGTCGATGCCCTTCTTGGAGTCGAGCTGCAGCCCCTCCGGGATCACCAGGCTGCCGACCCGGTAGGTGTCGTTCTCGTCGGTCAGCATCGATACCGCGGTGGCCGCCGAGATCTTGGTGGGCAGCTTGTAGAAGCCCGCCTTGAGGGAGCGGCTGCCCGCGGCGTCGATGAACGCCCGCTTGCTGCCGACCACGTCGTCGTCGGCGAGGATCTTCCCGATCTCGCGCACCGAGGCCTGTTCCGGGATCTGCACCAGCGTGGGGGAACCGCCCGTGGTGGAGCTGAAGTTCTTGTGCGAGTCGAACACGCCGAGATGTTTGAGGCCGAGCAGACCGACGACGAGCACGACGATCGCCACCGCCAGCACCGCGAACAGCGCCTTGCGGTGCGAACGCCGCTCCGGCATCCCGCCCTCGACGACCGGCAGGTCACCGGTCGGCGGCTCGCCGGATCCACCGGCGGACGGGGCCGGAGCCGGGGCGGTCTCGGCGTGACCGTCGAGGATGTCGAACGATCCGGTCACCGGTGCGGCGTGGGCCGCGGGCGCCGCGACCGGGGCGGTCGGGGCGGCGAGCGCGAACGCCGCGGTGTTCAGCTCGGCCGGGTCGAGCGCCGGGACGTGCGGGTCGGTCGCGGTGAAGTCCGCGGGCGAGCCGGCCCGCGACGACGGCATCGCCGCGGTGTCCGCGTCGGCCACCGGAGCGGGAGCGGCCGGCACGGTCGGCGCCTCCGGAACCGGCGCGGTGACGGGGGCCACCGGCGCGGCCGGTTCCGGCAGCGGAGTCGGCGGCACGGCGGCCCGGTGCCGGACCTGCGGCGGCTCGGCGGACCACGACGGCTCGACGAAGCGCTTCTCGATCGCGGGCGAGGGCACCTCGGCCTGCGCGTACCGGATCTCCAGATACGGGTTGGCCGAGCGTTCCGGCCGCCGGTACTCGACGGTCGGATCGGGCAGGCCGGGATCGGTGCGGACGATCGGGATGCTGCCGGTCGTCGTCGGGTCGCCGGGTGCGCGGCGGCGCCGGTGCCGGGTCCGTGGCTCTTGCTCTTCAGTCACTCGCGCCTCGTCCTTCGCTGCGTCGGGCATCCAGCCATCCTTGAAGAATAGCCACAGCGGCCGCTTGATCGATGACGGCGCGCGCGGCCTTTCCCTTGCGTCCACTTGCGCGCAAGGCACCGGCCGCGGTCACCGTGGTGAGTCGTTCGTCGTGGTAGACGACGGGCACCGGGGCGATCGCCGCCGCCACCTGGCCGCCGAAGTCACGGGCCGCGGCCACCGCCGCGCCCTCGGTGTTGCGCAGCGTGCGGGGCAGGCCCACCACCACCTCGACCACTTCGTATTCGTCGGCCAGCGCGGCGACGCGCCGCACATCGGCGTCGTCGGCGGTGCGCTGGACGGTCTCCACCGGGGTCGCCAGGATCCCGTCGGGATCGCAGCTGGCCACGCCGACGCGGACGCTCCCGACATCGATGCCGAGGCGCCGTCCTCGCGGTGAGATCACGACTCGCCGACGACCTCTCGCACGCGACGCAACGCGGCGTCGATGCCCTCGGCATCGGTGCCGGAGCCCTGCGCCAGGTCCGGCTTGCCGCCGCCGCGGCCGGACACCAGCGGAGCGATCTCCCGGACCAGGTCACCGGCCTTGCGTCCGGCGGCCCGCGCGGCCTCGGTGGTCGCCACCACGAACGGCACCTTGCCGCCGGCCGCCGCGAACAGCACGACCACGGCGTCACGATCGGCGACCTTGCCGCGCAGTTCGGTGGCCAGCGCGCGCAGGCCGTTCGCGTCGACGCCGTCGCCCACCCGGCCGGCCACCACGAGGGTGCCGCCGACGGTCTCGGCGTCGTCGATCAGTCCGCCGACGGCCGCGCGGGCCTGCTCGGCGCGGACGGCGTCGAGCGCCTTCTCGGCGTCCTTGAGCCTGGTCACCAGCTGCTCGACGCGGTCGGGCACCTGCTCGGACGGCACCTTCAGCGAACTCGCGAGGCCGGCCAGCAGGGCGCGTTCCCGCGAGAGGTAGCGGAACGAGTCCATGCCGACGTACGCCTCGACGCGGCGGACACCGGAACCCACCGAACCCTCACCGATCACGGTGACCGGGCCGACCTGCGCCGAACTGCCGACGTGCGTACCACCGCACAGCTCCATCGAGAACGGTCCGCCGATCTCGACCACGCGGACCTCGTCGCCGTAGTTCTCGCCGAACAGCGCCATCGCACCCATCGCCTTGGCCGAGGCGAGATCGGTCTCGAAGGTGTTGACGGTGTAGTTGGCCTCGACGGCCTCGTTGCTGATGCGCTCGATCTCGGTGCGCTGAGCCTCGCTCAGCGGCTCGGACGAGTGGAAGTCGAACCGCAGGTAGCCGGGCCGGTTCAGCGATCCCGCCTGCGTCGCGGTGGGTCCGAGGACCTCGCGCAGCGCGGCATGCACCAGATGCGTGCCGGAGTGGCCCTGCGTGGCACCGTGCCGCCAGGACGGATCGACGGCCGCGAGCACCTCGTCGCCCTCGACGATCTCGCCCTCCTGGACCGTGACGCGGTGCAGCCAGACCAGCTTGGACAGCTTCTGCACGTCGGTCACGGTCAGCCGGGCGCCCGACGAGGTGGTGATGGTGCCGGTGTCGGCCATCTGACCGCCGGACTCGGCGTACAGCGGCGACCGGTCCAGGATCAGTTCCAGCTCCGTGCCCGGCGTCGCCGAGACCACCCGCTCGCCGCCGGCGACCATGCCGATCACGCGCGCCTGGGACACCAGCTCATCGAAGCCGGTGAACTCGGTCGGCCCCCGATCCAGGAACTCGCGGTACACCGAGAGATCGGCGTGCCCGGACTTGCGGGCGGTGGCATCGGCCTTGGCGCGGGTGCGCTGGGCCGCCATCAGCTCGGCGAAGCCCTCGCGGTCCACCTCGAGGCCCGCCTCGGACGCCATCTCCAGCGTGAGATCGATCGGGAAACCGTACGTGTCGTGCAGGACGAAGGCATCGTCACCGCTGATCCGGCTGCGGCCGGACTTCTTGGTCGACGCCGCGGCGTCGGCGAAGAGCTTGGAACCGGAGGCCAGGGTCTTGCCGAACGACGACTCCTCGGCGACCGCGACGGTCAGGATGTGCTCGCGCTGCTCGGCCAGCTCCGGGTACGACGGGCTCATCAGCTCGATCACCCGCTCGACGATGCGGCCCATCGTGGGCTCGCTCGCGCCGAGCAGGCGCATGGACCGCACCACGCGTCGAAGCAGCCGCCGGAGCACGTAGCCGCGGCCGTCGTTGCCGGGCACCACACCGTCGCCGATCAGCATGACGGCGGTACGCGAATGGTCGGCGATCACCCGGAAGCGGACGTCGTCCTCGTGATCGCCGGTACCGTAGCCGCGGCCGGTCAGCTCCGACGCCAGGTCGATCACCGGCTTGAGCAGGTCGGTCTCGTAGACGTTGTCGACGCCTTGCAGCAGGCAGGCGACGCGTTCGATGCCCATGCCGGTGTCGATGTTCTTCTTCGGCAGCGGGCCGAGGATCTCGTAGCCCTCCTTGCCGCCGCCCTCACCGCGGATGTTCTGCATGAACACGAGATTCCAGATCTCGATGTAGCGGTCCTCGTCGGCCTCCGGGCCGCCCTCGATGCCGTACTCCGGGCCGCGGTCGTAGAAGATCTCCGAGCACGGGCCGCACGGGCCGGGCACGCCCATCGACCAGTAGTTGTCCTTGAGTCCGCGGCGCTGGATACGCTCGGCCGGGACGCCGATCACGTCGCGCCAGATGGCCTCGGCCTCGTCGTCGTCGAGGTAGACCGTCGGCCAGAGCTTCTGCGGGTCGATGCCGTAGCCGCCCTCGTCGACCGGGTCGGTCAGCAGCGACCAGGCGAATTCGATGGCCTCGCGCTTGAAGTAGTCGCCGAAGCTGAAATTGCCCGCCATCTGGAAGAAGGTGTTGTGGCGGGTGGTGATGCCCACCTCTTCGATGTCGAGGGTGCGCACGCACTTCTGCACGCTGGTGGCGCGGGCGAACGGTGGCGTCTGGTCGCCGAGGAAGTAGGGCTTGAACGGCACCATCCCGGCGTTCACGAACAGCAGGTTCGGATCGTCGAGGATCAGCGAGGCGCTGGGCACCTCGGTATGTCCGGCCCGGATGAAGTGATCCAGGAAGCGCTTCCGGATTTCATGCGTCTGCACTGCGGTGTCGTCCTCAGAATGTCGGCTGGTACGGCTGTTGCGACTCTCCAGCCTACCGTCGTCTCTGTCAGACTCGACCCATGGGACCCGAACACCGCTACGCGCTGACCGCCACCTGGCTCGGGAATCGCGGATCCGGCACCTCCGGCTACCGCGACTACGACCGCACCGTGCGCCTGGAGTCGGCCGGCCGGCTGGACCTGGTCGTCTCGGCGGACCCGTCGTTCCGCGGCGACGCCGGGCGCTGGAACCCGGAGGACATGCTGCTGGCCGCCCTGGCCGAGTGCCACCTGCTCTCCTACCTCCACGCCTGCGTGGCTCGCGGGGTGGTGGTGACCTCGTACACCGACGACGCGACGGCGGTGATGCGCACCGAGGGCAACGGCGGCCGGTTCACCTCCGCGACGCTGCGGCCACGGGTCGTCGTCGCCGAG
The nucleotide sequence above comes from Gordonia sp. PP30. Encoded proteins:
- a CDS encoding OsmC family protein — translated: MGPEHRYALTATWLGNRGSGTSGYRDYDRTVRLESAGRLDLVVSADPSFRGDAGRWNPEDMLLAALAECHLLSYLHACVARGVVVTSYTDDATAVMRTEGNGGRFTSATLRPRVVVAEESMIDDALAAHDDAHEWCFIANSVNFPVHHSATVTASPAPS
- the ruvX gene encoding Holliday junction resolvase RuvX, whose translation is MISPRGRRLGIDVGSVRVGVASCDPDGILATPVETVQRTADDADVRRVAALADEYEVVEVVVGLPRTLRNTEGAAVAAARDFGGQVAAAIAPVPVVYHDERLTTVTAAGALRASGRKGKAARAVIDQAAAVAILQGWLDARRSEGRGASD
- the aroB gene encoding 3-dehydroquinate synthase, with the protein product MTEPVKVAVRAAAPYDVIIGRGLLPDLAEAVATADHVAIVYQPPLKQTAEQIREYLTERGLDAHRIEIPDAEDGKDLQVAAYLWDVFGQIGMKRNDKVVSLGGGACTDLAGFAAATWMRGIGVVHVPTTLLAMVDAAVGGKTGINTDAGKNLVGSFHEPDAVLIDLGTLETVPRNEIVAGLAEVIKTGFIADPVILDLIENDPQAALDPAGDVLPELIRRSVQVKADVVSADLKESSLREILNYGHTLGHALERRERYKWRHGAAVAVGMVFAAELARLAGRLDDATADRHRTLLELVGLPTGYDPDALGDLLKYMAGDKKNRSGMLRFVVLDGLARPGRLEAPDPSLIAAAYSAVAGESSPGGVFLG
- the mltG gene encoding endolytic transglycosylase MltG, with translation MTEEQEPRTRHRRRRAPGDPTTTGSIPIVRTDPGLPDPTVEYRRPERSANPYLEIRYAQAEVPSPAIEKRFVEPSWSAEPPQVRHRAAVPPTPLPEPAAPVAPVTAPVPEAPTVPAAPAPVADADTAAMPSSRAGSPADFTATDPHVPALDPAELNTAAFALAAPTAPVAAPAAHAAPVTGSFDILDGHAETAPAPAPSAGGSGEPPTGDLPVVEGGMPERRSHRKALFAVLAVAIVVLVVGLLGLKHLGVFDSHKNFSSTTGGSPTLVQIPEQASVREIGKILADDDVVGSKRAFIDAAGSRSLKAGFYKLPTKISAATAVSMLTDENDTYRVGSLVIPEGLQLDSKKGIDGKTTPGIFEMLAEATSVQADGKTYGVTVEQLQHAAAQSSVADLGVPSWAAPAVQKLTGDHRRIEGLIASGSWEDIDPRMDAKELLRSLITRSVTRFESWGLTSQNDSGLMPYDALVVASIIEREVKHDDDYAKAARVILNRLDKGQKLEMDSTANYTAAVTNIDVHGETYTDKTEWNTYQKEGLPVTPIGAVGEKALHAVEHPAVGDWVYFVTVDKDGTTLFAKTFAQHKKNTEVACKNKFITTGCS
- the alaS gene encoding alanine--tRNA ligase, whose amino-acid sequence is MQTHEIRKRFLDHFIRAGHTEVPSASLILDDPNLLFVNAGMVPFKPYFLGDQTPPFARATSVQKCVRTLDIEEVGITTRHNTFFQMAGNFSFGDYFKREAIEFAWSLLTDPVDEGGYGIDPQKLWPTVYLDDDEAEAIWRDVIGVPAERIQRRGLKDNYWSMGVPGPCGPCSEIFYDRGPEYGIEGGPEADEDRYIEIWNLVFMQNIRGEGGGKEGYEILGPLPKKNIDTGMGIERVACLLQGVDNVYETDLLKPVIDLASELTGRGYGTGDHEDDVRFRVIADHSRTAVMLIGDGVVPGNDGRGYVLRRLLRRVVRSMRLLGASEPTMGRIVERVIELMSPSYPELAEQREHILTVAVAEESSFGKTLASGSKLFADAAASTKKSGRSRISGDDAFVLHDTYGFPIDLTLEMASEAGLEVDREGFAELMAAQRTRAKADATARKSGHADLSVYREFLDRGPTEFTGFDELVSQARVIGMVAGGERVVSATPGTELELILDRSPLYAESGGQMADTGTITTSSGARLTVTDVQKLSKLVWLHRVTVQEGEIVEGDEVLAAVDPSWRHGATQGHSGTHLVHAALREVLGPTATQAGSLNRPGYLRFDFHSSEPLSEAQRTEIERISNEAVEANYTVNTFETDLASAKAMGAMALFGENYGDEVRVVEIGGPFSMELCGGTHVGSSAQVGPVTVIGEGSVGSGVRRVEAYVGMDSFRYLSRERALLAGLASSLKVPSEQVPDRVEQLVTRLKDAEKALDAVRAEQARAAVGGLIDDAETVGGTLVVAGRVGDGVDANGLRALATELRGKVADRDAVVVLFAAAGGKVPFVVATTEAARAAGRKAGDLVREIAPLVSGRGGGKPDLAQGSGTDAEGIDAALRRVREVVGES
- the aroC gene encoding chorismate synthase — translated: MEQLFLVLRWTTAGESHGPALIAMIEGMVAGVEITSADIAEQLARRRLGYGRGARMKFEADKLTLIGGFRHGRTMGSPIAIEIGNSEWPKWEKVMSADPVDDAELSGARNAPLTRPRPGHADFSGMLKYGFDDARQVLERASARETAARVAAGTVARNFLRQVFGIEVLSHVISIGASDPYDGPAPRYADLPAIDESPVRAFGKDAETSMIDEIEAAKRDGDTLGGVVEIIATGVPIGLGSHVSGETRLDARLAGALMGIQAIKGVEVGDGFATARRRGSEAHDEMVPGPDGVLRSTNRAGGTEGGMTNGEDLRVRIAMKPISTVPRALATVDMTTGEPASAIHQRSDVCAVPAAGVVAEAMVALVVAQAALEKFGGDSATETGANLRAYLETIDVRPPRP
- a CDS encoding DUF1906 domain-containing protein codes for the protein MPPSLPAGTTLGTLLDYAVGVPSPQAVRAAGHAGVIRYVSDPRESWMTGKPLTAAEATGMRAAGLTVVSNYQYGKEATADWLGGYPAGLKHAARGAQLHTAAGGPAGAPIYVSIDDNPTLTQFVTQIAPYLLAWNTVIGPGRVGVYGNAQTIQWASSLALGQWFWQHDWGTPKGYLHPAAHLHQIPGQQQVGGVTVDVNTILKPQYGQWT
- a CDS encoding shikimate dehydrogenase → MQLMDGGPRKAAVLGSPVGHSRSPDLHRAAFAALGLDGWTYDALETTAEELPARVAAAGPEWTGFSVTMPGKFAALAVADERTARAELIGSANTLIRLPDGRWRADCTDVDGMTGALAEAGVPVAARHAVVVGAGGTALPTVAALADWGFTGIVLVARSVERAAGVVELAGRLGLACRLVGFENGPALAESVAGADVVVSTVPAPAAEPLIASLRGAARLVDVIYDPWPTPLARAVTESGGVVVGGLTMLLNQAYSQSEQFTGRPAPKEAMAAVLRA
- a CDS encoding A24 family peptidase; translation: MLLTWLLAAGLIAAAECDRRTGRLPNRLTLPLLLIAALQAWSSPAAALAALVLTAPYLAGFLTRSCGGGDVKLAPSCGVLAGSSFAALAVLLLAAVLTVAVCALVRRRRVVHGPLLVAATLVVAVAAA